A part of Capsicum annuum cultivar UCD-10X-F1 chromosome 6, UCD10Xv1.1, whole genome shotgun sequence genomic DNA contains:
- the LOC107855814 gene encoding glutamate receptor 2.3-like, whose translation MSTQTDVVIDLRNRVKVPIISPATSPLLSVQENPFFIRGALPSSSQTKAIAEIVKTYEWREVVVIYEDSPIGTGILPHLTDALLEINTLVSYRSVISPSANDDQILKELYNLNIMQTRVFVVHLLPHLASRLFLKAKEAGMMSGGYAWIITEVLPSLLDSVDHSVIESSMQGVLGIKPYIPRSNEPSNFTKRWRKRFRQEYPDMDPVELNVFGLWAYDSITALAKAVAQARTTANPKFKKADTRENLTELDAIGTSALGSLLLDSMQNTTLKRGLSGEFRIIDGELQPSPYEIVNIIGKGERIIGFCKEKDGISCKKMSGKTAVKCNNKQLASTFWPGESTIAPRGWEIPTSGKKLRVGVPVKGRLGQFIKVEIDSKTQAVTATGFIPDIFKEVLQSLPYAVPFEFIPFSITHGKISQDYDDLVEKISSKVISNPFFN comes from the coding sequence ATGTCTACACAAACTGATGTTGTGATTGACTTAAGGAATAGAGTAAAAGTTCCCATCATTTCTCCAGCAACAAGTCCTTTACTTTCAGTCCAGGAAAATCCTTTTTTCATCAGAGGAGCACTTCCTTCTTCCAGCCAGACTAAAGCCATTGCAGAAATTGTTAAAACCTACGAGTGGAGGGAGGTTGTAGTAATCTATGAGGATAGCCCTATTGGAACCGGGATACTTCCTCATCTGACTGATGCCTTACTGGAAATCAACACTTTAGTCTCCTATAGAAGTGTTATTTCTCCATCAGCCAATGATGATCAAATCCTCAAGGAGTTGTACAATTTGAATATAATGCAGACCAGGGTGTTTGTCGTGCACTTGCTACCACATCTTGCCTCCCGCCTTTTCCTCAAGGCTAAAGAAGCCGGGATGATGAGCGGTGGATATGCATGGATCATCACAGAGGTGCTACCGAGTCTGCTGGACTCGGTAGATCATTCAGTGATTGAGTCATCAATGCAAGGAGTTCTTGGTATAAAACCTTATATTCCAAGATCAAATGAGCCTAGCAATTTCACAAAGAGATGGAGAAAAAGATTCCGTCAAGAATATCCTGACATGGACCCAGTTGAACTCAATGTATTCGGGCTATGGGCGTATGATAGCATCACTGCATTAGCAAAAGCAGTAGCGCAAGCGCGCACTACAgctaacccaaaattcaagaaagCAGACACTAGAGAGAACTTAACGGAGTTAGATGCAATTGGAACCTCTGCATTGGGATCTCTGCTCCTTGACTCTATGCAAAACACAACGCTAAAAAGAGGACTAAGTGGTGAATTCCGTATCATTGATGGAGAGTTGCAACCATCCCCATATGAGATTGTCAATATAATTGGGAAAGGAGAGAGAATCATTGGATTCTGTAAAGAGAAGGATGGAATTTCATGTAAGAAGATGAGTGGTAAAACAGCAGTAAAGTGTAATAATAAGCAACTAGCAAGCACTTTTTGGCCGGGTGAATCTACTATTGCTCCAAGAGGCTGGGAAATACCCacaagtgggaagaagttaagggttggagttcctgtcAAAGGAAGGCTGGGGCAATTCATTAAAGTGGAAATAGATTCAAAAACACAAGCAGTAACTGCAACTGGTTTCATTCCAGATATCTTCAAAGAAGTCCTTCAATCTTTGCCATATGCCGTCCCTTTCGAATTTATTCCATTTTCAATAACACATGGAAAGATTTCTCAAGACTATGATGATCTTGTTGAAAAGATCTCTTCTAAGGTGATATCcaatcctttttttaattaa